In Planctomycetia bacterium, the genomic stretch CCCGAGCCCATCGCGACGCGATCGTTTCCCAATGGCCCGACGCTGCCGGACGCGCCCATTTGCTCATGAAAAATGGGCAGGACGTGGCCGATCCGATCGGTTCTCCGGCCGAAATGTACGAACGGTGCGCCGCCCAGCTAAAAACGGGCCTGGCTCCCTGGGTGGAAAGCTTGGAGATTTGAAGTTCCAAGTAGTAGAGTGTAGATAGGCGACGACAGGCCGGGGGGCGGAAATCCCCGGCGGACCTAGGCTGGTTTGGGCAAAGTTCCCACGGCCCGTGACGGGAGTGAACGTTACATGCGGATTGCCCTGGGCAGCGACCATCGTGGTTTCGGCGTCAAACAGAAAATCGGCGACTTGCTGCGCCGATTTAACCACGAAGTGGAGGACGTGGGCGCCCATGGATTGGAGAGCGTCGACTATCCCGACGTGGCCGCCATCGTTGGCGAGAAGGTCAGCAAGGGAGAAGTCGATCGCGGCATTCTGATTTGCGGCACCGGCATCGGTATGAGCATCGTCGCCAACAAGTTCACCGGCGTCCGGGCCGCCCCCTGCCACGACGACATCACCGCGGAAATGAGCCGCCGTCACAACGACCTGAACGTGCTCTGTCTCTCCGCCGATTTGCTGGGCGAAAAGCTGATTGACCGCATGGTCGAAATCTGGCTCAACACAGAATTCGAAGGCGGCCGGCACGCGCGCCGTGTGGAGAAGATCACGGAGCTGGAAAAGGAATGACGAAGCTCGAAATTCGAATGTCGAATCAAGTCCGAATGACGGAATGACGAATTTGAGCGCGATCGACGCCTACGTTAGATCCGGATAAAAATCTTCCGCCGGTACATCCAGAGGCAGATCAGCCA encodes the following:
- the rpiB gene encoding ribose 5-phosphate isomerase B, yielding MRIALGSDHRGFGVKQKIGDLLRRFNHEVEDVGAHGLESVDYPDVAAIVGEKVSKGEVDRGILICGTGIGMSIVANKFTGVRAAPCHDDITAEMSRRHNDLNVLCLSADLLGEKLIDRMVEIWLNTEFEGGRHARRVEKITELEKE